A stretch of Cicer arietinum cultivar CDC Frontier isolate Library 1 chromosome 5, Cicar.CDCFrontier_v2.0, whole genome shotgun sequence DNA encodes these proteins:
- the LOC101514690 gene encoding nascent polypeptide-associated complex subunit beta-like, with product MNVEKLMKMAGSVRTGGKGTVRRKKKAVHKTNTTDDKRLQSTLKRIGVNAIPAIEEVNIFKDDVVIQFLNPKVQASIGANTWVVSGSPQTKKLQDILPSIIHQLGPDNLENLKKLAEQFQKQTPEAGADATTAQEDDDDAVPDLVPGETFETAAEEVKA from the exons ATGAATGTAGAAAAGTTGATGAAGATGGCCGGTTCTGTTCGAACCGGTGGAAAGGGTACTGTGAGAAG AAAGAAGAAGGCTGTTCACAAGACAAATACTACAGATGACAAAAGACTTCAAAGCACCCTGAAGAGAATAGGGGTTAATGCTATCCCTGCTATTGAGGAAGTCAACATCTTTAAGGATGATGTCGTTATTCAGTTTTTAAACCCCAAAG TACAAGCATCTATTGGTGCCAATACTTGGGTTGTTAGTGGTTCTCCTCAGACAAAGA AGTTGCAGGATATTCTCCCCAGCATCATCCACCAATTAG GGCCAGATAACTTGGAAAATCTGAAGAAGCTAGCTGAGCAATTTCAGAAGCAGACTCCTGAAGCAGGAGCTGATGCTACCACAGCACAAGAGGACGATGATGATGCAGTACCAGATCTTGTCCCAGGGGAGACTTTTGAGACAGCTGCTGAGGAGGTTAAGGCTTAA